The following are encoded together in the Cyanobacterium aponinum PCC 10605 genome:
- a CDS encoding quinone oxidoreductase family protein translates to MRTIAICGNNVKNIIASPSFVQSLQMNGVRVNCGLIHTQAIKFDPSHPEYQDHVLIKIKGFSCNYRDKTLILQTATAGVDNRFNAVGSDWVAEVVDFGSNVTDLQRGDRIINNNAYPDSGVKGLFEGVPTNHGSKEYRVLHRAKLMKIPPQMPDEVAAAFSIGAQTTYSMIRRLTLSQGENVLVTAAKSNTSLFAIQGLQKHNVNVYASTTSRKFEQELLDMGVKKVVLIDPNSPKLMSEETIASLKQEITGFDGIIDPFFDVHCDKLIPALNVWGRYITCGLYNQYSHLTGEEFNSIGLTPSTMVNMMINNIQIMGNCIGLTSDLEDAIADYVSGKLKVNIDSVFTGNQVAEFFERTYNAKDRFGKVVYCYD, encoded by the coding sequence ATGAGAACAATTGCAATTTGCGGAAATAACGTTAAAAATATCATTGCTAGTCCTAGTTTTGTGCAATCTTTGCAGATGAATGGGGTTAGGGTTAATTGTGGTTTAATCCATACTCAAGCTATCAAATTTGATCCTAGTCATCCTGAATATCAAGATCATGTTTTAATCAAAATTAAAGGTTTTTCTTGCAACTATCGAGATAAAACTTTGATTTTACAAACTGCCACGGCGGGGGTTGATAATCGTTTTAATGCCGTTGGCTCAGATTGGGTGGCGGAGGTGGTGGATTTTGGTTCTAATGTTACTGATTTACAAAGAGGCGATCGCATCATTAATAATAATGCCTATCCTGATTCTGGGGTGAAAGGACTATTTGAAGGAGTTCCCACTAATCACGGTTCAAAAGAGTATCGAGTGTTACATCGAGCTAAATTGATGAAAATTCCCCCTCAAATGCCTGATGAAGTAGCCGCCGCTTTTAGTATTGGGGCGCAAACCACTTATAGTATGATTCGCAGATTAACTCTTTCTCAAGGGGAAAACGTCTTAGTAACTGCCGCCAAATCCAATACATCTTTATTTGCGATTCAAGGTTTACAAAAACATAATGTCAATGTTTATGCTTCTACCACTTCTCGTAAATTTGAACAAGAGTTATTAGATATGGGGGTAAAAAAAGTTGTGTTGATTGACCCTAATTCCCCTAAATTAATGAGTGAAGAAACTATTGCATCTTTAAAACAGGAAATTACTGGTTTTGATGGTATTATCGATCCTTTTTTTGATGTTCATTGCGATAAATTAATTCCCGCTCTCAATGTTTGGGGTAGATATATCACTTGTGGCTTATATAATCAATATTCTCATTTAACGGGAGAAGAATTTAATTCTATTGGTTTAACTCCTAGCACTATGGTTAATATGATGATCAATAACATTCAGATTATGGGTAATTGTATCGGTTTAACTTCTGATTTAGAAGATGCGATCGCAGATTATGTTTCAGGAAAACTCAAAGTAAATATTGACTCAGTATTCACAGGGAATCAAGTAGCAGAATTTTTTGAACGCACCTATAACGCTAAAGACAGATTTGGCAAAGTCGTTTACTGTTATGACTAA
- a CDS encoding Nif11-like leader peptide family natural product precursor, whose translation MSIAAVEAFLDKVQTDEELQKELATALEAENDRQAVTDLANSKNYEFTPDELWAEIQKRQNDALARQQSGELSDEELEAVAGGEFVVGSVLITAASFAASVTAGVAIPNIKW comes from the coding sequence ATGAGCATAGCCGCAGTAGAGGCTTTCTTAGACAAAGTTCAAACTGATGAAGAGTTGCAGAAAGAACTTGCCACAGCCCTAGAAGCTGAAAATGATCGTCAAGCAGTTACTGATTTAGCTAACTCTAAAAATTATGAATTTACTCCCGATGAACTTTGGGCAGAAATCCAAAAAAGACAAAATGATGCTTTAGCCCGTCAACAGTCTGGAGAATTGAGCGATGAAGAATTAGAAGCCGTAGCTGGGGGAGAGTTTGTGGTGGGAAGCGTTCTTATCACCGCCGCTAGTTTTGCCGCTTCGGTCACTGCTGGTGTTGCTATTCCTAATATTAAATGGTAG
- a CDS encoding MBL fold metallo-hydrolase, with product MDSAISFANGSQILALNSCDRLCYVIQPFIQEILNQFVQLNSLDQAIVIGAKKHHKIAEKLFEFELDNPAETFSLKEQFLFPEKSPILSLQYGNTRYPLFLEKYGSEIIYDQSTLPAIHKLFYLCGQSNLSYEQICGQLEQPMIDFLDKLINTKVVQNKPNQPKSLELKTPGVFRLQHAALLYRTKTTGILVDPHLHSNYGIPNLKKDISRAMLGDNVDAILISHPHYDHWHYPTLMMFPPEIPIIVPKVPRGSIMCEDMKARLESLGFTNVMAVDWYAETILVGDIEINVLPFYGEQPLVPEFNQPKHPDLRNWGNTYLINTEYYKSWFLIDSGDDDMGTMAEVAEYVKEKFGTLDHVLSNFQPLSYNSIGTDLSGWGIDIVANLLSNPQIFSVTNKKEGEHIALLGPQGVAKICSIVGAKYCLPYADSWAELGESGIHDATLIKDVKEELHNLDCLTQVIPWKIGDQFVINGTSKIEENIFINL from the coding sequence ATGGACAGTGCAATTTCCTTCGCCAACGGTTCTCAAATTCTTGCTCTCAACAGTTGCGATCGCCTCTGTTATGTAATTCAACCCTTTATTCAAGAAATACTCAATCAATTTGTCCAATTAAACAGCCTAGATCAAGCTATTGTCATCGGTGCAAAAAAGCATCATAAAATAGCAGAAAAACTTTTTGAGTTTGAATTAGATAATCCAGCAGAAACCTTTTCTCTTAAAGAACAATTTTTGTTTCCTGAAAAAAGTCCGATCCTGTCTTTGCAATACGGGAACACCCGCTATCCTTTATTCTTAGAAAAATATGGCTCAGAAATAATTTATGATCAATCCACCTTACCCGCAATTCATAAATTATTTTATCTGTGTGGTCAATCCAATCTCTCCTATGAGCAAATCTGTGGGCAACTCGAACAACCCATGATCGACTTTTTAGATAAATTAATCAATACAAAAGTAGTTCAAAATAAACCCAATCAACCAAAATCCCTTGAATTAAAAACTCCGGGAGTTTTTCGTTTGCAACACGCCGCCCTACTTTACCGCACCAAAACCACAGGTATTTTAGTAGATCCTCATCTTCACTCTAACTATGGCATTCCCAACCTGAAAAAAGATATTAGTCGTGCCATGTTGGGTGACAATGTTGATGCTATTTTGATCTCTCATCCCCACTATGATCATTGGCATTATCCCACTTTGATGATGTTTCCCCCAGAAATTCCCATCATTGTACCAAAAGTGCCAAGGGGATCAATTATGTGCGAAGACATGAAAGCCAGACTTGAAAGTTTAGGATTTACTAATGTTATGGCTGTTGATTGGTATGCAGAAACGATTTTAGTGGGGGATATAGAAATTAATGTATTACCCTTCTATGGCGAACAACCTTTAGTACCGGAATTTAACCAACCAAAACACCCTGATTTGCGCAACTGGGGAAATACTTACTTAATTAACACGGAATACTATAAATCTTGGTTTTTAATCGATTCTGGCGATGACGATATGGGAACCATGGCAGAAGTCGCAGAATATGTCAAAGAAAAATTTGGCACATTGGATCATGTCCTCAGCAATTTTCAACCCTTGTCTTATAACTCCATTGGTACTGATTTATCAGGGTGGGGAATAGATATTGTCGCCAATTTGCTCAGTAATCCTCAAATTTTTTCTGTTACCAATAAAAAAGAAGGAGAACATATCGCCCTTTTAGGACCTCAAGGAGTTGCTAAAATTTGTTCAATTGTTGGGGCAAAATATTGCTTACCTTATGCAGACAGTTGGGCAGAATTGGGAGAGTCAGGAATCCATGATGCTACTTTAATTAAAGACGTAAAAGAAGAATTGCATAATTTAGATTGTCTTACTCAAGTTATCCCGTGGAAAATAGGGGATCAATTTGTAATTAATGGCACAAGCAAAATAGAAGAAAACATTTTTATCAATCTTTAG
- a CDS encoding Nif11-like leader peptide family natural product precursor encodes MSQEAVVQFLDAVPENEQLQQRLVTILETSENDREDAAKLANEYGYDITPEELWAEIQKRQEEAVERQESGELTDEELEAVAGGEVVAITVAAIGAASTIFSALIPKIKW; translated from the coding sequence ATGAGTCAAGAAGCCGTAGTTCAATTCCTCGATGCAGTTCCTGAAAACGAGCAGTTACAACAAAGATTAGTAACAATTCTCGAAACTTCAGAAAATGACCGTGAAGATGCCGCCAAACTAGCTAACGAGTATGGTTATGACATTACACCAGAGGAATTATGGGCTGAAATTCAAAAACGTCAAGAAGAAGCTGTCGAGCGTCAAGAATCTGGTGAGTTAACCGATGAAGAATTAGAGGCTGTTGCTGGTGGTGAAGTAGTTGCAATTACTGTAGCTGCGATCGGTGCTGCTTCCACTATCTTCTCCGCATTAATTCCCAAAATTAAATGGTAG
- a CDS encoding 2OG-Fe(II) oxygenase, giving the protein MIKNSLNDYINLIRPTISTDIIDENNWQNISKVAQYLPSALTTFFGFESRLGTPKAHCDFLLCADATETGKKVLGDKEYSIQLSENLLIHPVWKNVNIFGQLWNDKGSILSEKINNIWLEFDIDETLDNIPIPSCFFAPQAIYANQADEAIKWVCDTALNLLRGKSINPEIQAKLLTCLQSLPSGAYVFQIGLMLARESDFIRVCIRDISHTKVIEFLQKIGWIGSVNELKSLLNDLAQYCDRIDLDIDIGSEIAPKIGLECYLERQPSLNPKWQLFLEYLLEKGLVIPEKKDALLNYTGYIREKDYPELWPKNLSKLSSLIGSQYQRIFFKSLHHIKVVYQENKCLEAKAYLAVMNTLIDQQRIQKSKEFKNNSIQINNFLSEQENKQLLNFIIRNKNQFQSATLHEDYQNLGRKEENYRLSSVLFDFPEWETIMRDRISSILPDVIDKLGIPPFPVAHIEAQITAHNDHNYFKLHNDNGTLESSGRVLTFVYYLCQEPQPFTGGELKIYNSTSPENLKPDSIKTIEPINNSIVFFLSQYMHEVRPVNCPSQDFAHSRFTVNGWIWRKN; this is encoded by the coding sequence ATGATTAAAAACTCTTTAAATGATTATATTAATTTAATTAGACCAACTATTTCTACTGATATTATTGATGAGAATAATTGGCAAAATATTAGTAAAGTTGCTCAATATCTTCCTAGTGCTTTAACTACTTTTTTTGGCTTTGAATCTCGTTTAGGAACACCAAAAGCTCATTGTGATTTTCTTTTGTGTGCAGATGCTACAGAAACAGGAAAAAAAGTATTAGGGGATAAAGAATATTCTATTCAATTATCGGAAAATTTGTTAATTCATCCTGTTTGGAAAAATGTTAATATTTTTGGTCAATTATGGAATGATAAGGGTTCGATTTTATCGGAGAAAATTAATAATATTTGGTTAGAATTTGATATTGATGAGACACTAGATAATATCCCGATTCCCAGTTGTTTTTTTGCTCCTCAAGCTATTTATGCTAATCAAGCGGATGAGGCGATTAAGTGGGTTTGTGATACGGCTTTAAATTTGTTAAGGGGAAAATCCATTAATCCTGAAATTCAGGCAAAATTATTAACTTGTTTACAATCATTGCCTTCTGGTGCTTATGTTTTTCAAATAGGTTTAATGTTAGCAAGGGAAAGCGATTTTATTCGGGTTTGTATCCGTGATATTTCTCACACAAAAGTTATTGAATTTTTACAAAAAATTGGTTGGATTGGTTCTGTTAATGAATTAAAAAGTCTTTTAAATGATTTAGCTCAATACTGCGATCGCATCGATTTAGATATAGATATAGGGAGCGAAATAGCTCCTAAAATTGGTTTAGAATGTTATTTAGAAAGACAACCTTCTCTTAACCCTAAATGGCAATTATTTTTAGAATATTTATTAGAAAAAGGGTTAGTAATTCCAGAAAAAAAAGATGCTTTACTCAATTATACGGGATATATAAGAGAGAAAGATTACCCTGAATTATGGCCCAAAAACTTATCTAAATTGTCGAGTTTAATTGGCTCTCAATATCAAAGAATTTTCTTTAAAAGTTTGCATCATATAAAAGTAGTTTATCAGGAGAATAAATGTTTAGAAGCTAAAGCCTATTTAGCGGTAATGAATACTCTAATTGATCAGCAAAGAATACAAAAATCAAAGGAATTTAAAAATAATAGTATTCAGATAAATAATTTTCTGTCCGAACAAGAAAATAAACAATTATTAAACTTTATTATTCGTAATAAAAATCAATTTCAATCAGCTACTCTTCATGAAGATTATCAAAATTTAGGCAGGAAAGAAGAAAATTATCGTCTTTCTTCAGTATTATTTGATTTCCCTGAATGGGAAACTATAATGCGCGATCGCATCTCCTCCATTTTACCTGATGTGATAGATAAACTAGGCATTCCGCCCTTTCCTGTTGCCCACATAGAAGCTCAAATTACAGCCCATAATGATCATAATTACTTCAAACTTCATAACGATAACGGCACACTAGAAAGCTCAGGACGAGTGCTTACATTTGTATATTATTTGTGTCAAGAACCACAACCATTTACAGGAGGTGAATTAAAAATTTACAACAGCACCAGCCCCGAAAATTTAAAACCAGATAGTATTAAAACTATTGAGCCTATTAATAATAGTATCGTCTTTTTTCTTAGTCAATATATGCACGAAGTAAGGCCAGTAAATTGCCCTTCTCAAGATTTTGCCCACAGTCGTTTTACCGTCAATGGTTGGATTTGGAGAAAAAATTAA
- a CDS encoding Nif11-like leader peptide family natural product precursor: MSQEAAIQFLEAVPENEELQQKLVAILESSENDREDAAQLANEYGYDITPDELWAEIQKRQQDLEARQEAGELTDEELEAVAGGEFVATAVVATVVGAAGLGWTIGGGIAPKIKW; encoded by the coding sequence ATGAGTCAAGAAGCTGCTATACAGTTTTTGGAAGCTGTTCCTGAAAATGAAGAACTACAGCAAAAATTAGTTGCTATTCTCGAATCTTCAGAAAATGATCGTGAAGATGCCGCTCAATTGGCGAATGAATACGGTTATGATATTACCCCCGATGAACTCTGGGCAGAAATCCAAAAACGTCAACAGGATTTGGAAGCCCGTCAAGAGGCTGGAGAATTAACAGATGAAGAATTGGAAGCCGTTGCAGGTGGTGAGTTCGTTGCTACTGCAGTAGTTGCCACCGTTGTTGGAGCGGCTGGTCTTGGATGGACAATTGGTGGTGGAATCGCACCCAAAATAAAATGGTAA
- a CDS encoding type II toxin-antitoxin system death-on-curing family toxin translates to MSIHWLSMRLVIAIHQEQISEHGGADGLRDKGLLESALIRPQNQYYYHKITNISSLASTYTFSIVKNHPFIDGNKRTGFISGVTFLMLNGSHFTASEVEVVHIIQTLASGRITEEELQQWFVKKSKQMNN, encoded by the coding sequence ATGAGTATTCATTGGTTATCAATGCGCTTAGTTATAGCCATTCATCAAGAACAAATTAGCGAACATGGAGGGGCAGATGGTTTAAGGGATAAGGGTTTATTAGAGTCTGCCTTAATACGTCCACAAAATCAATATTACTATCATAAAATTACGAATATTTCATCCTTAGCTTCTACTTATACCTTTAGCATAGTTAAAAATCATCCCTTTATTGATGGTAATAAAAGAACAGGTTTTATTAGTGGAGTAACCTTTTTAATGCTCAATGGTTCTCACTTTACTGCTTCTGAAGTGGAAGTAGTACATATCATCCAAACCTTAGCTAGTGGCAGAATTACCGAGGAAGAATTACAACAATGGTTCGTAAAGAAAAGTAAGCAGATGAATAATTAA
- a CDS encoding copper resistance system multicopper oxidase, translating into MTQYSLNRRNFLQLTGGIATSVVLHQILPASAKNINSNGYLEGDVIDLVIAETKVKISDRSSSGKLVNGSLPSPTIRLKEGQNVTINVKNNLNEDTSIHWHGLILPANMDGVPGVSFRGIKPKETFTYQFPVNQSGTYWYHSHSNMQEPLGMYGAIIIDPLEPEPYKCDRDYVIILSDWSFENPHAILANLKKMPTYYNYQRRTVANLAQDWKWKQMRMDSADIADVTGATYTYLMNGKTSNDNWTGIFNKGEKVRLRFINASAMTLFDVRIPNLPMTVIQADGQNVQPVTVDEIRIGVAETYDVIVEPDTQEAYTIFAESLDRSGYVRGTLGIKEGLSAEIPPRRERPLRTMDDMGMDHNAHSGHNNQSSSSSQDHSNHNSSSSNHSNHQSPSIDGSNHNQHQDHDMSNMSHSDHSNHDMSNMDHSDHSSHNISEKETLDFSWQPRGEDNNGIGNAATPMMVKNRLNEAGVGLENVKHRVLVYTDLKSVKPLKNRRKFDREITLYLTGNMERYMWSFNGKKYSEDKEIDFYYGERLRLTFVNDTMMEHPIHLHGMWMELVNGNGDYQPRKHTIIVKPAEKLSTEIDVDAKGKWAFHCHLMYHMDVGMFRTINVIS; encoded by the coding sequence ATGACCCAGTATAGTCTAAATAGGCGTAATTTTTTGCAGTTGACGGGGGGTATTGCCACCAGCGTTGTTTTACATCAGATTCTACCCGCATCCGCAAAGAATATAAACTCCAACGGTTATTTAGAAGGGGATGTTATCGACTTAGTGATAGCAGAAACAAAAGTTAAGATAAGCGATCGCTCCTCTAGTGGTAAACTGGTAAATGGTAGCCTACCCTCTCCCACCATCAGACTTAAAGAAGGGCAAAACGTAACCATTAACGTCAAGAATAACTTAAATGAAGATACTTCTATTCATTGGCATGGTTTAATCTTACCAGCAAATATGGATGGAGTACCGGGAGTAAGTTTTCGGGGCATAAAACCAAAGGAAACCTTTACTTATCAATTCCCTGTTAACCAAAGTGGTACTTACTGGTATCATAGCCACAGCAATATGCAAGAACCATTAGGAATGTATGGTGCTATTATTATTGACCCTCTTGAACCTGAACCTTATAAATGCGATCGAGACTATGTAATTATATTATCAGATTGGAGTTTTGAGAATCCCCACGCCATCCTCGCCAATTTGAAAAAGATGCCCACCTATTATAACTATCAAAGACGCACGGTAGCTAATTTAGCGCAAGATTGGAAGTGGAAACAAATGCGGATGGATTCTGCGGATATTGCCGATGTGACGGGGGCGACTTATACTTATTTGATGAATGGTAAAACCAGTAATGATAATTGGACGGGTATTTTTAACAAGGGTGAAAAAGTTAGACTGAGATTTATTAACGCTTCAGCCATGACATTGTTTGATGTGAGAATCCCGAATCTACCCATGACAGTTATACAAGCAGACGGGCAGAATGTGCAACCCGTGACAGTAGATGAGATAAGGATAGGGGTAGCCGAAACCTATGATGTGATTGTTGAACCAGATACCCAAGAGGCTTATACTATATTTGCGGAAAGTCTCGATCGAAGTGGTTATGTTAGAGGTACACTTGGGATAAAAGAAGGGTTATCAGCCGAAATTCCTCCTCGTAGAGAGCGCCCTTTGCGTACAATGGATGATATGGGTATGGATCATAATGCTCATAGTGGTCATAATAATCAATCATCTTCATCAAGTCAAGACCACAGTAACCATAATTCCTCATCATCTAATCATAGCAATCATCAAAGCCCATCGATCGATGGTAGTAACCATAATCAGCATCAAGATCATGATATGTCAAATATGAGTCACAGTGATCATAGTAATCATGATATGTCGAATATGGATCATAGTGATCATAGTAGCCATAATATAAGTGAGAAAGAAACCTTAGATTTTTCATGGCAACCGAGGGGGGAGGATAATAATGGTATCGGTAACGCCGCAACGCCAATGATGGTAAAAAATCGTTTAAATGAAGCAGGAGTTGGCTTAGAAAATGTCAAACATCGAGTATTAGTTTATACGGATTTAAAGAGTGTAAAACCCTTAAAAAACAGAAGAAAATTCGATCGAGAAATAACCCTATATTTAACAGGAAATATGGAGCGTTATATGTGGTCATTTAATGGTAAAAAATACTCAGAAGACAAAGAAATAGACTTTTATTATGGAGAGAGATTAAGACTAACATTTGTCAATGATACCATGATGGAACATCCCATACATTTACACGGGATGTGGATGGAATTAGTTAATGGCAACGGCGATTATCAACCACGAAAACATACAATTATTGTCAAACCAGCCGAGAAATTATCCACAGAAATTGACGTTGATGCAAAAGGAAAATGGGCTTTTCATTGCCATTTAATGTATCACATGGATGTGGGAATGTTTCGGACTATTAATGTTATTTCCTAA
- a CDS encoding copper resistance protein B — protein sequence MLYKSKFIVRSSLISCLILTNFVHQIKAQEIKETIIKKPLIVNNFIDENNYQEKQEFFKQFKDDQYLNQEKNFTFAQHNHNNNNNQENDFGDPIDDNQIFYKILFDQLEYQVNDSQNIFNWDIQGWIGGDYQKLWVKTEGDVSFDDGNGEAELQLLYSKMISPYFDFQTGLRYDQLYGEKGNSRGFAVIGIEGLAPYFVEIDTALFISHQGDISARFKAEKELLLSQRLVLQPKIETNLAIQKVEEFGIGSGFNNLELGLRLRYEINREFAPYIGVSWNKLFDDTAKFAEEEGESSDDIKFVTGVRLIF from the coding sequence ATGCTATATAAGAGTAAATTTATAGTGCGATCGAGTCTTATATCCTGTTTAATTTTAACTAATTTTGTTCATCAAATTAAAGCCCAAGAAATAAAGGAAACCATTATTAAAAAGCCATTAATTGTTAATAATTTTATTGATGAAAATAACTACCAAGAAAAACAAGAATTTTTTAAGCAATTTAAAGATGACCAATACTTAAATCAAGAAAAAAACTTTACTTTTGCTCAACATAATCATAACAACAATAATAATCAAGAAAATGATTTTGGTGATCCCATCGACGATAATCAAATTTTTTATAAAATCCTGTTTGATCAATTAGAATATCAAGTTAATGATAGTCAAAATATTTTTAATTGGGATATTCAAGGATGGATAGGGGGAGACTATCAAAAATTATGGGTAAAAACCGAAGGTGATGTTAGTTTTGATGATGGTAATGGAGAAGCAGAATTGCAACTTTTATACAGTAAAATGATTTCTCCTTATTTCGATTTTCAAACAGGTTTAAGATATGATCAACTATACGGAGAGAAAGGAAATAGTCGAGGTTTTGCCGTCATTGGGATTGAAGGATTAGCACCTTACTTTGTAGAAATTGATACCGCTTTATTTATTAGTCATCAAGGAGATATTTCTGCAAGATTTAAAGCCGAAAAAGAATTATTACTCTCCCAAAGATTAGTTTTACAACCGAAAATAGAAACAAATTTAGCCATACAAAAAGTAGAAGAATTTGGTATTGGTAGCGGTTTTAATAACTTAGAATTAGGTTTAAGATTACGCTACGAAATTAATCGTGAATTCGCCCCTTATATTGGTGTTAGTTGGAATAAATTATTTGATGATACTGCTAAATTTGCGGAGGAAGAGGGGGAAAGTAGTGATGATATTAAATTCGTAACAGGAGTGAGATTAATATTTTAA
- a CDS encoding 2OG-Fe(II) oxygenase: MSRSKTIANFLSPKKEPKYYAQRSDLFSIDYLEQLEKSILSSPYLAKNQLSENFEQTRGFSVVFKSSSIDKVETEFPFFKTYLNTALKRPCNAFYLNALILDNGSRVDPHIDCSISSYEMVMLVPQLVSVLYVKIPDDLRGGELILESENKQVAKIKPQRNNLIYFIGNLLHSVNSVTSSQPRISLICEQYNLPPERLTKIPDLDIKSSQE; encoded by the coding sequence ATGAGCAGAAGTAAAACTATTGCTAATTTTTTAAGTCCGAAAAAAGAGCCTAAATATTACGCTCAAAGATCAGATTTATTCTCTATTGATTATCTTGAACAATTAGAAAAATCAATTCTATCATCTCCTTACTTAGCAAAAAATCAACTAAGTGAAAATTTTGAACAAACTAGAGGTTTTTCCGTAGTTTTTAAAAGTAGCAGTATTGACAAAGTAGAAACGGAATTTCCTTTTTTTAAAACTTACTTAAACACTGCCTTAAAAAGGCCTTGTAATGCGTTCTATCTCAATGCCCTAATTTTAGACAACGGTAGTCGAGTTGATCCCCATATTGATTGCAGTATTTCTTCCTATGAAATGGTTATGCTTGTTCCTCAATTAGTTAGTGTTTTATATGTAAAAATACCCGATGATTTGCGAGGAGGAGAATTAATTTTAGAATCAGAAAATAAACAAGTAGCAAAGATAAAACCCCAGAGAAATAATTTAATTTATTTTATTGGTAATTTACTTCATTCTGTCAATTCTGTAACTAGCTCTCAACCAAGAATAAGTTTAATTTGTGAGCAGTATAATTTACCGCCAGAAAGACTAACAAAAATTCCAGATCTTGATATTAAATCAAGTCAAGAATAA
- a CDS encoding AbrB/MazE/SpoVT family DNA-binding domain-containing protein, whose product MFRLKVTTVGNSTGVILPKEVLAKMHVEKGDNLYLTPTPNGFEITPYNPEFEQEMETAREIMKQYRNALRELAK is encoded by the coding sequence ATGTTCAGACTAAAAGTAACTACCGTTGGTAATTCTACAGGAGTTATCTTGCCCAAAGAAGTATTAGCCAAAATGCACGTAGAAAAAGGCGATAATCTTTATCTGACTCCCACTCCTAACGGATTTGAAATTACCCCCTATAATCCCGAATTTGAACAGGAAATGGAAACCGCACGAGAGATAATGAAACAATATCGTAACGCTTTACGAGAATTAGCCAAATGA